One Plectropomus leopardus isolate mb unplaced genomic scaffold, YSFRI_Pleo_2.0 unplaced_scaffold23423, whole genome shotgun sequence genomic window, AATAAATCACCGTCAACAGAGGGACAGTTTCTCCCCGTCTGTTTCATATAATCAAACCAATAATCTTACCCattttcactcagtttttaaaccaaaaaatatcatggcaacactttaaatattttttctgtgcgGTGTCCCTAATAATAACTAATTGTTTCCAGtaccaacatgttttttctgctgatcggtttaaaaaaaatgagtcgCAGCGTTTGAGCACGTGAACATACCACATAATAAATACTAATGGACTTTCTGTAtctgcacattaaaaaacatcattattcaGAAACGAGAGTAAATCTTGTGCCCTCTCCTCTCAGACTGTGCCGCTGGTGGAAGCGGATACTTCGTGAACGCAGACTTCTGGTGTGCCTGGTACTCTGCGGAGCCGGAGCAGGTGGAGTATCTGGTCGACTGGTATTTCAACGAAGAGTTCACGATGCAGTACAACAGCACCGTCGGGAAGTGGACGGGCTTCACCCCGGCTGGGCTCAGCACCGCAGCCATGTTTAATGCAGACGAGCGCAACATCCAGCGAAGGATGCTGGAGAGGGAGTTCATATGTGTCAACCGCATCGATTTGGTGCAaatcacagtggaggagaaCATGGGTGAgtgaaacctaagcaaactgggttgaatgacccaaaaaattagcacaatATTTGCAAAAAGATACTCAACAAAGTACTGTACgtaaatacacacaacaacGCAGACAtgaaacaattaaattaatttaaaaaaaaaaatggatgcaaTAAATAGGTATAAACACTAAGATaagaaacaatttaaaaacaataactaaaaacaaagaCTCACAActaagaaattacccaaaaattaagctgaaacaagaaaagtaagaaatcaaacaaaccacATTTcccaagttgtttttttttttttgagaatttaataattttcttaattgttttttgcaggacatttcccTTCCCTCCCTTTTCT contains:
- the LOC121966187 gene encoding SLA class II histocompatibility antigen, DQ haplotype D beta chain-like; translation: CPLLSDCAAGGSGYFVNADFWCAWYSAEPEQVEYLVDWYFNEEFTMQYNSTVGKWTGFTPAGLSTAAMFNADERNIQRRMLEREFICVNRIDLVQITVEENMAEPSVTLSEITSSSHDTMLACSVYDFYPKNIRVTWHRNGQEVTSGVTISEVMTNGDWTYQVHSYLEQPAGRQHGVTCMVEHESLREPKIYDWGETHDGSYL